In the genome of Ptychodera flava strain L36383 chromosome 13, AS_Pfla_20210202, whole genome shotgun sequence, one region contains:
- the LOC139148764 gene encoding uncharacterized protein produces MADVFEPNGEKSLECIDGAVGRYLTLTKEGSRYPRAIYLCELEVYGQEPDDNLALGKPVTGVNLEQGTLDTLPNLVDGKANICADSGPMVKQPSFQIDLGCVRLIKSVKLVFPSGCTEALSKVGCGFKNTVIKVSKAKDGGVVCGRLSAEVFEPNGEKSLECIDGAVGRYLTLTKEGSRYPRAIYLCELEVYGRRM; encoded by the exons ATGGCAGATGTATTCGAACCCAATGGAGAGAAATCCTTGGAGTGTATAGATGGCGCCGTCGGTCGTTATTTAACTCTGACAAAAGAAGGAAGTCGATATCCTCGAGCGATTTATCTTTGCGAGTTAGAGGTCTATGGACAAG AGCCTGATGACAATCTTGCACTCGGTAAACCTGTGACGGGTGTGAATCTGGAACAAGGTACACTAGACACACTGCCGAACCTAGTCGATGGTAAAGCAAACATATGTGCAGATTCGGGTCCGATGGTGAAGCAACCTTCATTTCAGATTGATTTGGGGTGCGTACGTCTGATTAAGAGCGTAAAACTGGTCTTTCCAAGTGGATGTACAGAGGCTCTGTCCAAGGTGGGCT GTGGATTTAAAAACACGGTTATCAAGGTAAGCAAGGCCAAAGATGGTGGTGTTGTTTGTGGAAGATTATCGGCAGAGGTATTCGAACCCAATGGAGAGAAATCCTTGGAGTGTATAGATGGCGCCGTCGGTCGTTATTTAACTCTGACAAAAGAAGGAAGTCGATATCCTCGAGCGATTTATCTTTGCGAGTTAGAGGTCTATGGACGCCGCATGTAA